In Campylobacter showae, the genomic stretch AATTTTCACAATCTAAAAAACCGCAAAAAAGCGAAACCGAGCTGCTTTTGGACGAGTGCGGCGAAGTTTTAGCTAAGCCAAAAAAGAAAAATTTGAGCGAGCGCGAGTTTTTGTGCGAGCTGATAAAACTGATGGCTTTTTCGATACCGCAAATTCCTTATGAAGTTTGGCTCGAAAAATGTATAGAAAGCGGCGATGTGGAGGCTCTAAACGATCTAGTTTTTCAGTACGCCAGAAACGAGCTGCTACCGGGCTGCGAGGGCGGATATGATCAGTGCGAGAGGCTGATACACTCGTTTCTCGCGCTGGCGTGCGGCGACATGGATGGCGTGAAAAACGTACTTACGCACTCTATGCCGCCCAGCACGAACGGTTATAGATTTTTGTGCGTGATGAGCGATCTGGTTTCGGCGCTGCTATGGGATGATAAAAAATCGCTCGAGCCCGCACTGAAAAAAGCGCGCAGATTTGCAGACTCCAAAAAGCCGATAAACGAAAGAGAAGCGGTAAAATTCATCCTTGCCTTGCACGAAAAAGACGCGGCCGCGATGAGCGAGAGTTTGAGTAATTTTTGCGTAAAAGTCGCTAGAACCGCCGCGCCGCAATTTGAAAAGAGGATTAGTTTTTTCGCGCACGGACTTTACGCCTTGGCGCACTACCTCTTACTTTTTGAGATTTTTGAGTGTATTTGCTTGCCAAAAGCTAAAAATTTTAGCGAAATTTACGCAAAAAGGCTTTTGGACGGCAAACCGGCGCAGCCAAAATTATACTTTAGTTTTCCACCTGAATTTGACGTTTTTAATCAAATTTTAAACGCGCCGCCGGCTAAAACCGTACTTTATCAGCCTTTTGACGGGCCTTCGCCGAGCGATCAAATACGCTTCCTAGATCACGACGCGATGGTCGAAAATTTAGCGGATGAAATTTTAAAAGCTAGGACATTAAACCAAAATTTATAAATTTTTGGGTATCATCCGTCTCTTACAACCAACAAAGCTCCTCAAGTCTTTTGAAATCCAAAAGCGCTTTTTGGTCTTACCAAATTTAGAAAGGTAGAGTATGTCAAAATACGCTATATTTAAGCACGGCGGCAAGCAGTATCGCGTCAGCGAAGGCGAATATCTTAAGCTTGACCATTTCAGTGCTGAAGCAAAATCATCAGTCGAGATTACGGACGTTTTGTGCGTAAACGACGGTGAAGTAAAGGTAGGCGCGCCGTTCGTAAAGGGTGCGAAAGTCGTTCTTGAAGTCGTAAACGAGGGCAAGGATAAAAAAGTCGTTATTTACAAAAAACGCAGACGCAAAGACTCAAAACTAAAACGCGGTTTTAGAAGACAGTTCACACGCGTAAAAGTCGTAAGTATCGCAGCTTAAGGAGATAAGAAATGGCACACAAAAAAGGTCAAGGCTCAACCCAGAATAACCGAGATAGTATCGGACGACGCTTAGGCGTTAAAAAATTCGGCGGCGAATTCGTTCGCGCGGGCAACATCATCATCCGCCAGCGCGGTACCGCTACTCACGCGGGCAGTAACGTCGGTCTAGGCAAAGATCACACGATTTTCGCTCTAATCGACGGTTTCGTTAAATTCGAAAGACTAGATAAAAATAGAAAAAAAGTTTCAGTTTATCCTGCTGCGTAATCCTTGGGGCGAAAGCCCCTTTTTTCTTTTAAAACCACCCAAATTTTTAAAATCTAAAAAGCTTTTACCTAAATAAATAATCGTTACGTTATTTGTCAATTTTTAAAATTTGACCCAAACTGCTTAAATTTATATTGTACTAATAATGGCGCTTGGCAAATCCTTTGAACTTTTCGGCAAATCAAATTTTAATCAATAAACCGATATAATCCGAAAATTTCGCAAAATAACAAACTAAAAATAATAGAATAAAATTTAAAAACTAAGGCAAAAAATGTTTATAGATAGCGTAAATTTAACTCTAAGCTCGGGTCACGGCGGAGCTGGCTCAGTGAGCTTTCGCCGCGAAAAACACGTGATTTTAGGCGGACCGGACGGCGGCGACGGCGGCGACGGCGGGGATGTGTATTTCGTCGCCGATAACAACACTCACACGCTGGCGGTGTATAAAGGCAAAAAGGCCATGCATGCGCAAAACGGCGAGGCTGGGATGGGGCGCAGGATGCACGGCAAAAGAGGCGAGCATCTCGAGCTCATCGTGCCTCCCGGCACCGCAGTGCTAGACGCCGAGACGGGCGAGCTGCTCTGCGACTTAACTAGCGAGGGGCAGCGCGAGCTATTTTTAAAAGGCGGCAAAGGCGGGCTTGGCAACGTACACTTTAAAAGCTCGATCAACCAAGCCCCAGAATACGCACAAAAAGGTCTCGAAGGCGAAACGCGTGAGGTGCGGCTGGAGCTAAAACTCATCGCCGACGTGGGGCTAGTGGGCTTTCCAAACGTCGGTAAAAGCACGCTTATCTCGACCGTCTCAAATGCCAAGCCTCAGATCGCAAACTACGAATTTACCACTCTCACGCCAAAGCTCGGCCTCGTCGAGGTGGACGAATACAGCGGCTTTGTCATGGCCGATATTCCGGGCATTATCGAGGGCGCAAGCGAGGGGCGCGGTCTTGGCGTGCAGTTTTTAAGGCACGTCGAACGCACGAAAATTTTGCTTTTTATGCTTGATCTTGCGAACTACCGCAGCCTCGAGGAGCAGTTTGACGCGCTGCGGGCCGAGACGGCGAAATTTTCGGGAGAGCTTACAAAAAGAGACTACGCGATCGCTCTAACTCGCGCTGATGCGGCTGAAAATTTGCAGGAAAAATTTGACGCGTTTTTGGCGCATTTGAGGCTTTCGGGTACGGCGGGCGAGATGAAATTTAAACAAGATATTTATGAGTTTGACGCCGCTAAGCCGTTTTTTGTTATGCCGATATCCTCGGCGACGGGACAAAATATAAACGAGCTAAAATTCAACCTGCTTGAGCTGCTTAAAAAGGAGCTGTAGGCTGCGCTAAAAGCCGCGCCGTAGAGGGGTTTTAACGAACGTAGGCCTTAAGGCGCTCACATACGCGGTTAAATTTTATTTTTATCGCTCGCAAACGCCGCAAAAAGATAAAATTTAAGAAGGCGAAATGAATAAAATTTTTATACTTGCGCTGTTATGTTTCGGCGCATACGGTTGCGATCCCGCCGATCCGGTGCCGAATTCTATGGACTTTAACGACAAGGATCACGACGGCGCACTGAGCTTGCAGGAGTGGACGGCGAGCGAGGTGCCGTCTGGGCTGAGAGTAGAGTTAAATCTACGCTCAGGCTCGGAATTTAATAGGCTCGATGCTAATCGTGACGGCAAGATTAGCCTTGATGAGCTGGGGGCAAAACCGTCTGCAAAGATTTATTGGTCCGAAGATCCGTGCGCTTTTTGGCCTTGGTCGGACGGATCCGAGGATAAAAATCAATCCGCCGTTAAATAAGGCGCACGAGCGTGAACCCGTGTTTGCACTGCGGTATGCGTAAAATTTATTGCGAGCACGATTGCGCCCGTATGATCGCTCGCGCCCTGATTTGGCTAAATTTAAAGGAAAAGAATGAATATAGTTTTTATGGGAACGCCCGAGTATGCGGCTAAAATTTTGTGCGCGCTTACGGTGGCGAAATTTGAGATCGCGGCTGTCTTCACGCAGCCTGATAAGCCTGTGGGCAGGAAGCAAATTTTAACGCCTAGCGAGGTTAAAGTTTATGCGCAAAAGCATCTGCCTGCCGTGCCGATCTTTCAGCCCGCAACACTCAAAGACGAGGCGGTCGCTGCGCAAATAAAAGAGCTAAAGCCTGATTTCATCGTGGTTGCCGCATACGGTAAAATTTTGCCGCAAAGCGTGCTTGATATCGCGCCTTGCATAAACCTGCACGCTTCGATCCTGCCTAAATATCGCGGCGCGAGCCCTATTCAAAGCGCGATCTTGGCGGGCGAGAAGCAGACCGGCGTGACGGCGATGCTGATGGATGCGGGGCTTGACACAGGCGATATGCTTGATTTTGCCTACACGCCTTGCGAGGATAAAACGGCGGCGCAGCTGTTTGACGAGCTCGGGGATTTGGCGGGTGAG encodes the following:
- the rplU gene encoding 50S ribosomal protein L21, yielding MSKYAIFKHGGKQYRVSEGEYLKLDHFSAEAKSSVEITDVLCVNDGEVKVGAPFVKGAKVVLEVVNEGKDKKVVIYKKRRRKDSKLKRGFRRQFTRVKVVSIAA
- the rpmA gene encoding 50S ribosomal protein L27, with the translated sequence MAHKKGQGSTQNNRDSIGRRLGVKKFGGEFVRAGNIIIRQRGTATHAGSNVGLGKDHTIFALIDGFVKFERLDKNRKKVSVYPAA
- the obgE gene encoding GTPase ObgE codes for the protein MFIDSVNLTLSSGHGGAGSVSFRREKHVILGGPDGGDGGDGGDVYFVADNNTHTLAVYKGKKAMHAQNGEAGMGRRMHGKRGEHLELIVPPGTAVLDAETGELLCDLTSEGQRELFLKGGKGGLGNVHFKSSINQAPEYAQKGLEGETREVRLELKLIADVGLVGFPNVGKSTLISTVSNAKPQIANYEFTTLTPKLGLVEVDEYSGFVMADIPGIIEGASEGRGLGVQFLRHVERTKILLFMLDLANYRSLEEQFDALRAETAKFSGELTKRDYAIALTRADAAENLQEKFDAFLAHLRLSGTAGEMKFKQDIYEFDAAKPFFVMPISSATGQNINELKFNLLELLKKEL
- a CDS encoding GDP-mannose dehydrogenase gives rise to the protein MNKIFILALLCFGAYGCDPADPVPNSMDFNDKDHDGALSLQEWTASEVPSGLRVELNLRSGSEFNRLDANRDGKISLDELGAKPSAKIYWSEDPCAFWPWSDGSEDKNQSAVK
- the fmt gene encoding methionyl-tRNA formyltransferase: MNIVFMGTPEYAAKILCALTVAKFEIAAVFTQPDKPVGRKQILTPSEVKVYAQKHLPAVPIFQPATLKDEAVAAQIKELKPDFIVVAAYGKILPQSVLDIAPCINLHASILPKYRGASPIQSAILAGEKQTGVTAMLMDAGLDTGDMLDFAYTPCEDKTAAQLFDELGDLAGELIVRVLQNFANLKPLKQDGTQATHCKKISKSDGLFGFEQSAEQIYNKFRALTPWPGIYLASGLKILDLEILRESCGRKFQRTGEILHVDKLGFCVSCGEGAVKIIKVQEPGKRPVEASAYLNGKRLGIGDIVS